GCCGTCTTAccaaaacaatatatttattgGTTTGCAACACCCTTTGTTTTATGAATACTACAATGGGGTTGCATTGAAAATTAGGAGGAGCAcctcaattaaaaaacaatcaCTTTTGATTGTTTAGCCGGCACTACTTAGAATTTTCCCGACGGTGGTTTCCAGTTTAGGTGACAACCGTTAGCTGAAAAAGACTGAAGTCTACTGAGAATTTGTATCTGtaggataaattttttacaaGTTTTTGCACAACAAATATTGGAAGATAATAATAGAAGAGTGTGTGTTAAAATGATTAGTGTAAtggaaaaggataaaaaaatatgaataatgtaAAACAAatctaattataataaaatttaccttctaaatattttaaaaaatgggtATTGTATGTTCCCGAACATGTggtaaaaagtaatttaaagcatttaataagatgcatttaatattttttgggtgtatacatttaatacttttataacGTGTGTGACCATTGACCACACAATTGAAATTCCTGGCCTTTGGGCCTCCactgagagaaataaaaaacaattgaaattccttaaaaaataatataagcacTTTACTTGCATAttctttgtttgatttttcagaCTACCTTCTTACccaaaatatgaaaagaaaaagaaaagtgctAAAATGAAAATCCCTCtaacatcattttttgtttctttttccctcTGACGCATGAATTTTGTAATCGTACCAAATATCACACAGTTAAATATTCTGAGTCCCTTACACTGTCTAATTACATTAGTGTAGGTCTTTCTCCATTGTCACAAAAAAACCAATATGtaaaacgatttttttttttaggttaaCAAGTAatgctgtatttttttttacgtaaGTAATTCTTTTTAGATTTATTGTCAtaagattataatatattttaaattaaattaaagatggTACACTCCATTCactttaaagataaatttacttccaaaaatttttattaagaaaaataaaattttccgtTTGCTTTGTAAGTGATTAAGAAATACATTAGTGAAGTTTGAAATAACAAGGATGATAAGGTAGTTCCCGAACTACCTTATCATCCTTGTTCGAGTATGGAGTTGGACTTCTTATGCGAGTAGTCTAATGTTAATCTTACAGCtgaacataaattttattttagaaaaatttaagAGAACTTTATGTTTAGATcgtttttgtatttaattatttttaaaaattataatcggACCGACAAAGAGTTGATAGTGTTTATTATTCAAATCTGTATAATCAAACATTATATAATAAtctcaataaacaaaataggttttaataataaataacttttcgaaacttataattaaaaattaaaattaatttttggttaacttttattttcttatttcataCAGTATCTAATAAtctattaatttaaatacaaaaataattaatacaaataatttcGTAAATTATTTACCTTGTTAGATTATAGGTTGACATATAATtggaaattattaattttttaatattatatttaaaattatatttttaagatgatttttgatttattaataaGACAAAAGTCTTTACACTGACAGGATATTGAAATAAAactctaatttcatttttttataagtttactGAAAAATGATCttgtaaaataatcaaaactatatatatatatatatatatatatatatatatatatataatatttaaatatacaaCTTATAGAAATTGTCACTaacattctttattttttaatccaatCTGAATACATTTGATTAGAATAAATACCAATGGAATGCAGGAATGAAACTTCCTTGGCGTAGTGgcccaaaaaattgaaaacaaagtgTGTCACGACAAGGGCGTAGTGTGTCAATATAATGTTACCTTCTCTTTATTAATAGTATTGTcgtcattataaaaataaaaaaaaatctactcaCTACGTACTTTATTCAAATGATTTTGTACAGAAAATAGacataaaatttactaatttcaGACTCGTCAACTCAACATCTATAAATAACAGAAGCCAAACCTATGCAGGTTTGatatcttctttctttctttctgttgCTCAAATTAAATCATACTAATATGGATGTTGAAGTATGTTCATGCGAAAATATGCCTCTCAACCACTTAAAACACTATTGATCCACGCCACCACAAAAGCATCCTAAAATCACCATACACATCACACGGAACGGACTAGTATTTGCCCAAAAAGCCAAGAAACGAAACTAGACATAGGAGACACCCAGACATTTCGGTACTGACACAAATTAACAAATGCTAGTTTGAAAGGAAGGTGCATCTCACGAACACCATATTATGAGAAAGCTCCACACTTTTGTTCGCATGCCAATTAGTAcaccaaatttaagaaaaagactGTATTTTTAAAATCGACACAAGCCTTCTCAAAAATACATTTAtcacatataatttatttattttttgcctTTATTTGGAAGTCTTGGCACGTTTTTGCAAGTAGGCTAAAAGTAAATGGTTGGTCCGTCCACAGTAACCACACAAACTTTATTTCTGTTCTGACTCTAAAACTGATTGATTCTGACCCTTTGCCTTGATTCCTCATTTTGTGAAGCCaaggtgagttttttttttttttttttgttaaaggtGAGTTTGAACACAAGTGagggaaataaaaaatgttgcGAGTGAAGGGAGGGAAGAGACCACCTTGGGTGGGACTTGGAGCTGCAGTGTGGGTTCAGATTGCTTCAGGAAATGGTTACTGTTTCCCTCTCTATTCCCATTCCTTGAAATCCGTTTTGGGTTTCAACCAGAGCCAGATTACCCTTCTTGGTGTTGCCAATGATATTGGTGAGAATGTTGGCATTCTTCCCGGACTCGCCTGCAACAAGTTTCCTCCTTGGCTCATTCTCTTCATCGGTGCTCTCTTTTCTTTCCTTGGTTTTGGTGTTCTCTGGCTTGCTATCACCAAAACACTTGATTCTCTTCCTTTCATCTTGGTAACTTCATCTCATCAAATTTTctgtctttttcttctttctgggAGCATAGATTTGATTCTGTTCTTTTTATTGGTTGTTGGGTATTTAATATCTTATAGACAAACTTGATCTGAGATAAAATCAAAGGAATTATGTTGGACCAGGACTTGTTATTCGAGAATAATTGTAGTATGAGTatcaaacattttcaaacttgtgtgaaatttagaatccttgttattattattattattattatcatcgttattattattattattatttcttcattcatattttttttttcattgtatttTTGATTCATTTAGTAATGGCTATTAATAGTATTGTTTGTTAAGCTGTACATGGAGTTGAAAGGGCCTAGttaattatcacctctttctaTCTATGGTGTTACAGCTATGGTTTGCACTTGCTGTTGCTACCAACAGTTGTGCATGGTTATCTACTGCTATTCTTGTCACCAACATGAGAAATTTCCCTGTCAGTAGAGGCACAGTTGCAGGAATCCTGAAAGGTTATTCGGGACTCAGTGCTGCAGTTTTTACTCAAATTTACAGCGTGGTTTTTCACAATTCTTCATCCAAGTTCCTTTTGTTTCTTGCCATTGGTATTCCTGCTTTATGCTTCAGTACCATGTTTCTTGTTCGGCCTTGTACTCCTGCTTCTGGTGATGATTCTGCTGAAAAGGGGCATTTTTTGTTTATCCAAGGTGCTAGTGTGGCCATGGGTTTATATATTCTTGCTACAACTCTACTTGACAACTTTATCCACATAAGGGACAGTGTTTCATATGCTTTGTTGGCTGTGATGATTCTTCTTCTCTTGGCTCCACTTGTTATCCCTATAAAGATGACACTGTGTCCCAGAAAAGCCTCTAGCACAGAAATTCCTGAGGAACATGTTGGATCTACAGACTATTTGGTTCAAGATGGCAAAGACAACGTAGAGCCATTGCTATCATCTTCATCAGCTAGTGGTCTTGGAAGTTTTAATGATGTGGTGGATGGTTCAGCTGAGGTGGCTATGCTTCTTGCTGAGGGTGAGGGAGCAGTGAGGAAGAAGAGAAGGCCCAAAAGAGGGGAAGATTTTAAGTTTACTGAGGCTCTAGTTAAGGCAGATTACTGgttactattttttgtttactttgttGGTGTTGGAACTGGGGTTACTGTACTTAATAATTTGGCTCAAATAGGCATTGCACAAGGTATGGAAGATACCACAATCTTGCTGTCACTTTtcagttttttcaattttgtgggTCGGCTTGGTGGAGGAGTTGTTTCAGAATATTTTGTCaggtaattaattatgtttggtAAAGTTAAGATTTTGCTCTCGCGCTCATATCAGTTAAAATCTTTAAGAGATCAGTGTAATCATTTCGGATAATTGGATGCCATGGTACTTTGACTAGCACTTGTTATTTGCACACTACAGTGGTTACTCCTAACATATCTAATGTGAAAGTCAATTGTGTTTAAGTGTTTgtttattttgagatttttcaatCAATAAGAAAATCATCTTCAAGATAATTATTTGATGCTAGTGTAATAGGTCTTTATACGCATTTACTATTTGTTCTTGGTTTGATTACTCATTTAGGCTTTACATTTGTACAATCACTACATTTAAGTCATGACATCTAACAATTAATCGTTTTAGTCCTGAcacattttttaatcatttttagtcTCTACTCATACAGCTGTAATCTGTTTTAGTTCCTTCAATTTTGGACAACAAAGACTAAAAATTGTGTGCAATAAATAGAGTAAGTATAAGCATCAAATCAGTAACTAAAACCTTCATTCTTATTCTTGTcatctaaaaattaattgatgtaTGAATAAAGTTCAATTGTTTTGACAATTCGCAGGACAAAAACGATTCCAAGGACAATTTGGATGACATGCACGCAGATAATTATGATCTTCTTGTACCTTGTGTTTGCCTATGCTATCAAAGGAACCCTTTATCCTGCAATTGCAGTTCTTGGTATCTGCTACGGCGTGCAATTTTCCATAGTGATTCCCACTGTTTCGGAGCTTTTTGGTTTGAAAGACTTCGGTCTATTGAGCAACTTCATGGCTTTGGGGAACCCACTTGGTGCATTTCTTTTCTCTGCTCTTCTAGCAGGACATATATACGACAATGAGGCAGCAAAACAACACGGTGTAGGCCTCATTGCTTCAAGTGTTGCATGCATGGGTCCAAATTGTTTCAAGCTAACTTTTTTTACTCTGGCTGGTGTCTGTATTGCGGGAACCATCTCCAGCATTATCTTGACTATTAGAATTAAGCCCGTGTACCAAATGCTTTATGCTGGGGGTTCTTTTAAGCTACCTCAAACTTCAGGCCACTAAAAAGTAGTGAAGTTGAATAACACAAACAAATAAAGCAGATCACTCCTTGGTTTCTTTTCTAGACAACCCTGTTTTGTTTATCTGCTATTTCCTGGTCTTCCAATATATGCTACATGGCTGATCAACAATCTGTTAGTCAAGGAATGTTGGCTTCGTAGGTGTGACCATGTTGGTTTAGTTAGTATATAACTCGGTTcagaattttggaattttacCTTTAGAATGCTTGTTTTAGCATGCATGTTGGGATATAATGCTGACCACTGAAAAGTGATAAAGGTAAATGATCTGATACGTGTGATCTGTATACACACATGGTTGTAGGGGAATTAATCTATCAGGTGCTTGGAACTatcacatattttaatatatgtgatgataatgatacaATTAATGAGCTTATTAGCTATTATTAAATGTatgattttggttttaatttgttGAAGTCTGAAAGTGATCTTTGGACTGTAGTCTCAATTCTTTTGAATGCATAGCATAGCTTCCCCCGCCCCtcccagaaaaaaaaataattaactactGTAGCTCAATTTTTATGTGTTTATCactatattttttcttcctattCCTTCATCTATTCACCAAAAGACATACACCGtcttaatataaataaacttAATTGCTGTTCATCGACATCTGGGATTGTTACTTTATAATATGATATTAGGACCTCGTAATGCCgttgtcaaaaaataataatgtataaaCCAGTGGCTGTAGAATAAATACAAGAAAGTGTTGCAGCAAAACATGACATTTCATATCATAGTTGCTAGATGTTACGTTCCTATTATGATAttatctataaaatttaaaaaattaaaggtgTAAGCGTCACTCACCAAAAAAGAAatgacaaaacaaaatcaagttGGTTTGAGATCTTGGAACAGTGAAGGCCAGAGGGtgtgatcatcatcatcaaaatcaaaatcagctTTGGGCTTGTTATAAGGACTGTAACCCATTGGGCTCTCAGTTTCAGCCCTTGCTGCATCCGAAGGCCGTGGCAGTCTCGGGCTTCTATTCTCAACCAACACTCTTGGATCCAGAGGCCCAGACACTCTTGGACTCTTAGTTGTGGCCACAAATCTTGCATCCAAAGGCCCAGGCATTAAAGGGGTTCTACTATTAGTActattcatcatcatcattctcTCATGCATTCTTCCATCAAGTGGTCCAGATAGCTTCAAGGCCCTGCTGTGGACCATTTTCTCATGATGCATTCTACCACCATATTCCAAAGGTCCTGAAAGTGCTATGGTTCTGCTTCTATATATAGGAGGCACAGGGAAaggcttctcttttttttcttccttaagtTCCTCACTCCCTTGTTGTTGCTTCCTCACAAGTGACCCTTTTAATTTCCCTTGATGGTACCAACTAATCTcatgtggtggtggtggtagtggtGGCGGCACTGACACATTCACCATGGAGCATGGCATGTGTTTGACTGCATGATGATCATGAGAAACAACAAACTTGTTCATGCACTTccttaggcactttttgatgaCCCCAGAGAGCTTCTTATTGGGCCGTGCTGCTCCTCCTCCTTCTTGTTTCTTCACAAGCTTGAGAATCTCTAGCCTGTGCTTGGCAATTGAGATTCCCATGCTCTGAAGAAACTCGTGGTTGAAGTAGCAAGCATCTTCCAATTGGAGCTCGTTGCGGGCAAAGGTGAGGCCATAGTCGTAGATTAAGGAAGGTTCAAGAGTGGTTCTGGATAGCCAAGAGAACCAGTCcatggatgatgatgatgatgatggggtTGTGCCAATATGGTAGGATATGCTAAGGTTTGAAGTGGTCATTGTGATTTATAAGGTATAAAGATATATAGATAAGGAGGTGTGGACATTGAGATGTGAGAATCAGTGCATAAATGATAAATGTGGTCGGTACGTGGgctatttatttttggttttttcagACCATTTGCActaccttcctttttttttttaaaaaaaagatgatgaaattTGGATGGTAGTTGAGATTGAGAGTGACAACAGCCAATAAATTTGTTACGTGGAATTTTTCGGCATATTATAGTAAGGAAGGTTCACGGGTATTAGATAGTATGGGTTATGAGAATATTACAAAAAGCCAAAAAGGTTCAAATCCTCAAAGTTAGAACCTATTGCAGACATAATATTATATAGGAAACAACTAACCACCAGTTAGCACTAGGAAGTAAAATATGAATTGGGATAAAAATACTACTATCAAATAAGAGTGTGTCCTTGTGGTGCTTGATCACGTTAGATTAGGACAGTGCAGCACTTAAAGAGTGAGTAGCATGGATTAAATTAAGTTAAAGGAATCGAGGGCCCATGAAATGGGTTCATGGGAAGTAGTTAAGGCAAATCAAATTGGTAACCAACCTACTACCTATTTTTCCGATCATAGTCTAAGAAAAAAGTCCAAATGACCCACACCTTGAATTTTCGAGCCTAGTAATTAGTAGCACATACCTGCCGCTTTAATTAGAAAACAGTAATGAATGTATACTAGAAAAACAAGAGGGGAAGAGAAGCCATATAAATTGACATggaataaatataataactgTTTCGGTAAGCATCCCATGTAGGTCTTGGCGATGATGTAATACTGCAATGCAATGAAGTAATTTTGTTCAATGAAGTCACAATTGGTGGGgcaattcaattcaattgtcCTTGTTCCAAATACATACATAATTGATGAGAGAAGATGAGATGGTGGTAAAATTACTGTAGCAAAACCAATGGCGTCCAATTATTTCAGAAGCCAAAGAACACGGCAAGTTACCTGCAGAGTATGCAGTTTACATCCTCTGGTTTGGTTCAAATCAATGTTGTGCTGCACATGCCACAGTCCTTAACAAAAATGAGAAAGATTTCCGCTCTTGAATGAGAACACTTCTATTTTTGgtcttagaaaaaattattgtcattttatgaagtttaatcaataaaaaattcatcAGCACAAATTTCATATACTCtgattataaaatagaatttaattagaatttaccCACTTgctgaattttataataacaacttcaaaaatgattttttattagttcaatAGTTGATAATCTGAAAATCTTTTATGCTTGATAAAATATggcttataagttataacttaAACAAATTATCAAAAGAAACTGAATTAGACTCAATAAAATGTGGCTTATGACTTAACAAATTATCAAAAGAAGCTGAACTACAAACTATTGCATGGTCTTAATTTAATCATGGTCGTCACAGTTGTGTCAGTAGCCTTGGATCCATTCACCTAAGCACCATCTACATTGATTTCCTTCAAAGTTCTAACTAAGCCATGGTTGGTCTATGGTTCtgatttgtaaattttatgcCTTAGCTGGAGTTGACAGTGAACTACATATCAACGTGGCCGAATCCAACTGATATCCCGTGAGATATTAAATGGTATATTGATTGTTTGGGTCTGGATCAAAATTgcaaaggggggggggggggggcgagGGAGGTGCGCAGTACTAGTACTAGTAGTTCCTTTAATCTTGACCTATACTATGGTGCATATTTTACTAACTCATACTTTCggcattataatttttttaaaacaaaataacaagtaaaatctaccaaaatttatgatttttaaaaaaattatttaataataagaaGTGTATTAAAAACAATGTGTTATGAGCATTTTACTAGGATTATTaagtatttaaataattacCTGTTGGTGTTtattatatatcaattttttcttagtatttgaatatttataatttattgatatCAAAAGTTAGagatatttagttatttttgttgactataatatatattgatacgaatttattttcatgagaagtattaattaatttttattaaagatcATGAACACATACAATATGAGTTATTCTTTTCCAACAAAGTTTATTTCATATCTAAAAGTTCAtcataaatcaaattttaagttgttaatagttattttaatttatgcaaCCCACTCTGCTCTATGTAACTTATCTCTCTGTCTGTCACCTGTTTATAAATATTGTGTTCTCCCACTTTCACATTAATCTCAACTCAACTTTACGATGTTTTCTTGGGGCAGAAGATTCCAACTCTCTCTACGGCATAGCATAAGGCCGTTTGGCAGCCAATCACAAGCCTCCacgtcatcatcatcttcttcttctttcagcTCCTTTGGTGGGTCCGGACATGGTGACAAGAGGGTCAGAGACTTTGAGGTCTTTCTTAGATCAATCACTTCTGGGGTTGTGATTGTTAGCTCCACCTTAGGCTATTGGTATTGGTCATCTTTGTCTTCTCCTGGTGCCAATTCTCTTCAGTCATTTGCTGATGATGATTATGCTAACGAGGAGGATCAGCTCCAACAAAACGATGAAAACAAACCCAAGTTCCTCTTCAATGGTACATACCCTCCTTTTCTCCCATCACTTACGTCGCATGTAGCCTGctttattacatttattttgtgattttagtGCTTTCAATTTCTATTTGCAATGCTGAatgtttttctcttaatttagcCTTCAATAAATTTTCATAGGCATCATGGAATTGTTAGGTTGGATAGAATAGAAGTTGGTTTTAACCTATCATTCAAAtactctcaaaaaaaaaaaactatcattcAACTATGGGTTGACATGTAACTGAAAAATATTGCCTCAagtaataattacttaaaaagttatatcTGTACTGAATTTTAATTGGTTGATATTGTAAAATTTTagtgtatcaaaattaaacttatagAACTTTGCATTACAGAAATATTGAGGATATAGACTAATAGACATAGGATTTTTGTAGTTTAATTGTTACTTTATTTGCTTTGTTGCAAATATTTAGATTTGTTGCATGTGTTCTCATTTGATGCAGATGGCTATAGAAGAAGAGTATTCTTCAATTATGAAAAACGAATTCGCTTGCAGAGCCCCCCTGAAAAGGTAATCAATTTGTCATTATGTATTTGTATAATGATCAGCCATGTTGTTTCTATAGCTTCATTAAAGAGAAGCAAATTGTTACTATGGGATATTCACCATGTTTAAGTGCAGGTTTTCCAGTACTTTGCCTCTGTTCGATCCCCTAGTGGTGAGGTTTTTATGACACCTGCCGATTTGATGCGTGCCATTGTTCCTGTCTTTCCTCCTTCTGAATCAAATCGTGTTAGAGAGGGTTTCCTAAGAGGGGAACTGGTTCCTGGCGAGTTGCAGTGTGAACCTTCAAAAAATTTTATGCTCTTTGACACTAACAATGATGGACTCATTTCCTTTGTTGAGTGAGTGTTTGTTGTCCTTTTTATTTGCTTAAAACTTTTCTGTCATGTCACACATTGTTTCTGAGTTCAAGTGCTAtgtaatttggataacaaaaaCTATTCTTTCTCGACACCACACCAGGTACATCTTTT
This region of Glycine soja cultivar W05 chromosome 17, ASM419377v2, whole genome shotgun sequence genomic DNA includes:
- the LOC114393393 gene encoding protein NUCLEAR FUSION DEFECTIVE 4-like, with translation MLRVKGGKRPPWVGLGAAVWVQIASGNGYCFPLYSHSLKSVLGFNQSQITLLGVANDIGENVGILPGLACNKFPPWLILFIGALFSFLGFGVLWLAITKTLDSLPFILLWFALAVATNSCAWLSTAILVTNMRNFPVSRGTVAGILKGYSGLSAAVFTQIYSVVFHNSSSKFLLFLAIGIPALCFSTMFLVRPCTPASGDDSAEKGHFLFIQGASVAMGLYILATTLLDNFIHIRDSVSYALLAVMILLLLAPLVIPIKMTLCPRKASSTEIPEEHVGSTDYLVQDGKDNVEPLLSSSSASGLGSFNDVVDGSAEVAMLLAEGEGAVRKKRRPKRGEDFKFTEALVKADYWLLFFVYFVGVGTGVTVLNNLAQIGIAQGMEDTTILLSLFSFFNFVGRLGGGVVSEYFVRTKTIPRTIWMTCTQIIMIFLYLVFAYAIKGTLYPAIAVLGICYGVQFSIVIPTVSELFGLKDFGLLSNFMALGNPLGAFLFSALLAGHIYDNEAAKQHGVGLIASSVACMGPNCFKLTFFTLAGVCIAGTISSIILTIRIKPVYQMLYAGGSFKLPQTSGH
- the LOC114393394 gene encoding uncharacterized protein LOC114393394 yields the protein MTTSNLSISYHIGTTPSSSSSSMDWFSWLSRTTLEPSLIYDYGLTFARNELQLEDACYFNHEFLQSMGISIAKHRLEILKLVKKQEGGGAARPNKKLSGVIKKCLRKCMNKFVVSHDHHAVKHMPCSMVNVSVPPPLPPPPHEISWYHQGKLKGSLVRKQQQGSEELKEEKKEKPFPVPPIYRSRTIALSGPLEYGGRMHHEKMVHSRALKLSGPLDGRMHERMMMMNSTNSRTPLMPGPLDARFVATTKSPRVSGPLDPRVLVENRSPRLPRPSDAARAETESPMGYSPYNKPKADFDFDDDDHTLWPSLFQDLKPT